A genomic window from Brevibacillus agri includes:
- a CDS encoding DUF1641 domain-containing protein: protein MARPITKVVKPEVSEEQKQAQTVDRVLQSLAENPEGIQATIKLLQELHDSGILGALNAAVEAKEDIAKIVVGQMVRPPVTNMINNAMAAAGGLTELDPEMTKKLMAGVTKGLQRADEALQSGAKVGVFDLIKALRDPDINRAMGFGINLLKGVGEGLKD from the coding sequence ATGGCAAGACCGATAACGAAAGTAGTGAAACCAGAGGTTAGCGAAGAACAAAAACAAGCGCAAACAGTCGATCGCGTCCTGCAATCCCTGGCCGAAAATCCGGAGGGGATTCAGGCGACGATCAAGCTGCTGCAGGAGCTGCATGACAGCGGCATACTGGGGGCGCTCAACGCCGCTGTCGAAGCGAAAGAAGATATCGCCAAAATCGTCGTCGGACAAATGGTTCGTCCGCCCGTCACGAACATGATTAACAATGCGATGGCGGCGGCGGGAGGATTGACAGAGCTCGATCCGGAAATGACCAAAAAGCTGATGGCCGGCGTTACCAAAGGGCTGCAAAGAGCGGATGAAGCTTTGCAGTCGGGAGCAAAGGTCGGCGTGTTCGATTTGATAAAAGCGTTGCGCGATCCGGACATCAACCGGGCGATGGGATTTGGCATCAACCTGCTGAAAGGAGTCGGGGAAGGATTGAAAGACTGA
- the fdhD gene encoding formate dehydrogenase accessory sulfurtransferase FdhD: protein MQPVSILSPVLHYENGALEEVEDSIVTESPITIMLNEEEFATLVCSPEYIEELVIGFLASEGVIQAYTDVTDLFVDETTGYAYVRAEKVNRYNQMFHSKRYVTSCCGKSRQSFYFYNDARTVKKLETTGVTISSADCFRFMQAMQQSAKLFQDTGGVHNAALCDANGIVVSRMDIGRHNALDKLYGHCLMHSVPVEDKIMVFSGRISSEVLLKVAKIGCSIVLSKSAPTELALRLAQELGITTVGFIRNQSFNVYTWPERIEQAEGGTSSDSK, encoded by the coding sequence ATTCAGCCCGTGTCTATTTTGTCTCCTGTCCTGCACTATGAAAATGGCGCTTTGGAGGAAGTAGAAGATTCCATCGTTACAGAGTCGCCGATTACGATCATGTTGAACGAGGAAGAGTTTGCGACGTTAGTGTGCAGCCCGGAATACATCGAAGAGCTTGTCATTGGCTTTTTGGCGTCTGAAGGGGTAATTCAGGCATACACGGATGTGACTGACCTGTTTGTGGACGAAACCACTGGGTACGCCTACGTCCGCGCCGAAAAAGTGAACAGGTACAACCAGATGTTCCACTCGAAACGGTACGTCACTTCGTGCTGCGGGAAAAGCCGCCAAAGCTTTTACTTTTACAACGACGCGCGCACGGTGAAAAAGTTGGAAACGACAGGCGTGACGATCTCAAGCGCGGATTGCTTTCGCTTCATGCAGGCGATGCAGCAGTCAGCGAAGCTTTTTCAGGACACGGGCGGCGTTCACAATGCTGCCCTGTGCGATGCAAACGGGATCGTCGTCTCCCGAATGGACATCGGCAGGCACAATGCCCTCGACAAACTGTACGGGCATTGCCTGATGCATTCCGTGCCGGTAGAAGACAAAATCATGGTGTTCAGCGGCCGGATTTCGTCAGAAGTACTGTTGAAAGTAGCCAAGATCGGATGCAGTATCGTGTTGTCCAAATCGGCGCCGACCGAGCTGGCCCTGCGGCTGGCGCAGGAGCTTGGCATTACTACCGTTGGCTTTATTCGCAACCAGTCGTTCAACGTGTACACCTGGCCTGAGCGAATCGAACAGGCCGAAGGGGGGACGTCCAGTGATTCCAAGTGA
- the moaA gene encoding GTP 3',8-cyclase MoaA, producing MIPSELVDSFGRVHDYLRLSVTDRCNLRCVYCMPADGMEFEPDENILSFYEITEVVRVLAEMGVKKVRLTGGEPLVRKGIEELVAAIAETPGIEDIALTTNGIFLAKKAAKLKAAGLKRVNISLDTLKADRFSLITRGGDVQRVLDSIAACQQAGIWPIKLNVVLMKGINDDEIEDFLRLTLDGAVQVRFIEYMPIGHNDMRWKQSYLPLSTVLERCKQLGWETEESHDVRGNGPAQTFRIAGAKGSFGLIHPVSDHFCETCNRLRLTADGNIKPCLYWADEFNVRKHIGDDEAIRQLFFKALSIKPMNHEMAKALADESQSHVPTARRMSQIGG from the coding sequence GTGATTCCAAGTGAATTAGTGGACTCGTTTGGCCGCGTTCACGACTATTTGCGCCTTTCCGTAACCGATCGGTGCAATTTGCGCTGTGTGTACTGTATGCCAGCGGATGGGATGGAATTTGAGCCGGACGAAAACATTTTGTCTTTTTACGAGATTACCGAGGTTGTCAGAGTGTTGGCCGAAATGGGCGTGAAAAAAGTAAGGCTGACGGGCGGGGAGCCGCTCGTCCGCAAAGGCATTGAAGAACTGGTCGCAGCGATAGCGGAAACACCGGGAATCGAAGACATTGCCTTGACGACCAACGGCATTTTTTTGGCGAAAAAGGCGGCGAAATTAAAAGCAGCGGGCTTGAAGCGCGTCAACATCAGCCTGGATACATTGAAGGCCGACCGTTTTTCGCTTATCACCCGCGGCGGCGATGTCCAGCGCGTTTTGGACAGTATCGCGGCCTGTCAACAAGCCGGGATTTGGCCGATCAAGCTGAATGTCGTTCTCATGAAGGGAATCAACGACGACGAGATTGAAGATTTTTTGCGGCTGACGCTGGACGGCGCTGTGCAAGTCCGCTTTATCGAGTACATGCCGATCGGCCACAACGACATGCGCTGGAAACAGTCGTATTTGCCGCTGTCGACCGTCTTGGAGCGATGTAAGCAGCTTGGCTGGGAAACAGAGGAAAGCCATGACGTGCGCGGCAACGGTCCCGCCCAGACCTTTCGGATTGCCGGGGCCAAAGGCAGCTTTGGGTTGATTCACCCGGTGAGCGATCATTTTTGCGAAACGTGCAACCGGCTGCGTTTGACGGCGGATGGCAACATCAAGCCGTGCCTGTATTGGGCAGACGAGTTTAACGTTCGCAAGCATATCGGAGACGATGAAGCGATTCGCCAGCTTTTTTTCAAAGCGTTGAGCATCAAGCCGATGAATCACGAAATGGCCAAGGCTTTGGCAGATGAAAGCCAATCTCATGTACCGACGGCAAGGCGCATGTCGCAAATTGGAGGATAA
- a CDS encoding phosphate-starvation-inducible protein PsiE produces MTKSKNELTIVRFYQLMLNTSLIILGLVLSFYLVRELYAIVLDALQGNNNVHDILEKVLAFFLYFVFVSMIVKYFHEAYHFPLRYLIYIGITGTVRFIIVNRDDAMNNLILSLVIFILVISYIMLAPRQNKVGELKENIE; encoded by the coding sequence ATGACGAAAAGCAAAAACGAATTGACAATCGTGCGCTTTTATCAACTCATGCTAAATACTTCGCTCATCATTCTCGGGTTGGTCTTGAGCTTTTACCTTGTACGCGAACTGTATGCCATTGTACTGGATGCCCTTCAAGGAAATAATAACGTCCATGATATTTTGGAAAAAGTCTTGGCCTTTTTTCTCTACTTTGTCTTCGTTTCGATGATCGTCAAGTATTTCCACGAAGCGTATCACTTTCCGTTGCGCTATCTGATCTATATCGGGATCACAGGCACTGTGCGTTTTATCATCGTCAATCGGGATGATGCGATGAACAATCTGATTTTATCGCTCGTTATTTTTATCCTGGTCATCAGCTATATTATGCTGGCTCCCCGTCAGAACAAGGTCGGTGAGCTAAAGGAGAATATCGAATGA
- a CDS encoding DUF2294 domain-containing protein yields the protein MTKSLEHQFSMLVREIRKEYVGNGPREILTRFCGPWVICEMKGNLTNVEKFMIMSEDGRRMVHDARTKLVKNIYNDPAVVAKLEEIIDAKILRIFSDISLEEDIAMTVYVLDRSIS from the coding sequence ATGACAAAAAGTCTTGAGCACCAATTCAGCATGCTTGTGCGCGAGATACGCAAGGAATACGTTGGAAACGGTCCGCGCGAAATCCTCACTCGGTTTTGCGGGCCGTGGGTCATTTGCGAGATGAAAGGCAATTTGACCAACGTAGAAAAGTTCATGATTATGTCCGAAGACGGCAGACGAATGGTTCACGATGCGCGTACGAAGCTGGTGAAGAACATTTACAATGATCCGGCGGTAGTAGCGAAGCTGGAGGAAATTATCGACGCCAAAATTTTGCGGATTTTTTCCGATATCAGCCTGGAAGAAGACATCGCCATGACCGTATATGTACTGGACCGATCCATTTCATAA